The nucleotide sequence GGGGGGGGTGGGACCCATGACCGTGGCCCAGTTGTTGCTCAATACCGCCCAAAGTTACGCCCAGCGCCAGGGGTTAGACTTGCCGCCCTGGTTCCGTTCAACCCCCCCCGCCCCATTCTAAGATGGAGATAAAGTTTTTTTATTCAGCAGGCGTAATTGTGTTGGGAGGTGGCTGGCGATGAAAGCGTTGTGGCGTGGTCTGTGCTGGTTAGGGGTGGCCCTGGCCCTGTGGTGGGGTTTACAGCAGCCGGTCTGGGCAGGGACGGAGGGTGTCCGCCCGGGTCTCAACAACGTGGAGGCCAAACTGGCAACCGCCTACGGTAAGAAGATTGACCTCAACAACACCAACATCACGGCCTTCAAGAAGTTGCGGGGCATGTACCCGACGATTGCCAAGTTGATCGTGGCGAACGCCCCCTACGAAAAGGTGGAGGACGTGCTGAATATCCCCGGCCTGACGGATCAGCAGAAGGAAATTCTCCGGTCCCATCTGGATGCCTTTACCGTCACGGAACCGGAGGCGGCCCTGGTGATTGACCGGATCAATAACGGGATTTACCGCTAAGGACCAGATGACCGTGCCACCAGCAGATTGGGATGTCCTAGTCATCGGCGGTGGCGCGGCGGGTTTGTACGGGGCGCTATCTCTGCCGAAAGACCTGCGGGTGGGACTGCTGACCAAGGACCCCCTGGAGTTGTCGGCCAGCGGTTGGGCGCAGGGGGGGATTGCGGCGGTCACGGACCCGGAGGATTCCTACGCGTTGCACGTGCAGGATACGTTGCAGGCGGGGGCGGGGTTGTGTGACCTCCCAGCGGTGGAATTTTTAGTTTCCCAGGGGGCGGCCTGTATCCAGCGGCTGTTGGCATTGGGGGTGGCCTTTGACCGCTATGGGGAGGGGTTGGCCTTGGCGCTGGAGGCGGCCCACTCCCGGCCCCGGATTCTCCATGCTGCCGATAGTACGGGGCGGGAACTGGTGAGTACCCTGACGGAGCAGGTCCTGCAGCAACCCCACATCCAGGTGCTGGAACGGGCGCTGGCGGTGGATCTGTGGGTGGAGGCGGATCGGTGTGGAGGGGTGTGGGTGTGGTACCAGGGCCGGTGGCAGACCTGGCGAGGGCGAGCGGTGGTGTTGGCCACCGGTGGGGGGGGACAGTTGTTTACACCAACGACTAATCCGCCGGCCAGTACGGGGGACGGGGTGGCCATGGCCTGGCGGGCGGGGGCGACGCTGCGGGATGTGGAGTTTGTCCAGTTTCACCCCACGGCCCTGGCAATTCCTGGAGCGCCGGCCTTGCTTATTTCCGAAGCGGTACGGGGGGAAGGGGCCTATTTGCTGAATGACCAGGGGGAGCGGTTTATGCTGCGCTATCACCCCCAGGGGGAATTGGCCCCCCGCTACATTGTCAGCCGCGCCATTTTCCAGGAGTTGCAGCGCACCGGCCAAAACCATGTCTGGTTGGATATGCGCCCCATTGACCCGGACCGGCTGGCCCACCGGTTTCCCCATATCCTGAACACCTGCCGCCAATGGGGTTTGGACCCCCGCAAGGAGTTGATCCCGGTGGCACCGGCGGCCCACTACTGGATGGGAGGCGTATGGACGGATTTGCAAGCCCGCACCAGCTTGCCCGGTCTGTACGCCATTGGGGAAGTGGCCAGCACAGGGGTCCACGGGGCCAATCGCCTGGCCAGCAATTCCCTGCTGGAGTGCCTGGTGTTCGGGGGGCAATTGGCCGCCATCGAGTTGGGCACCTGGCCGTCAGGGGAACCTCCAGCTCTGGTCACTGGTGCGGTGGATAGGGCGTGGTTAGAGACCGTGCGGCAGCAATTGCCCCGGTTGATGGGCCGGCGGGCGGGGATCGCGCGAGACGAGGAAGGACTCAGCCTGGCGCTGCAACAGGTGCAGGCGTGGCGACGGGCGTTCCCGGCATTGGCCCCCGCCAGTGAGGACTTTGCCCTGGTGCGCCTCTGGAGCGAGACCCGCAATCTCTTGGACTGTGCCTATTTGGTGTTACAGAGCGCCCTGCGGCGGCGGGAATCCCGGGGGAGCCACTACCGTCTGGACTATCCCGAACCGTCGCCAGCGTTCCAGGTCCACACCCTGATCCAGGGGGACCGGTGGCAGTGGGCGCCCATAGCCCAAGTGGCTGCCTGAAACCGTAGCCGAGATAGCCAAGTCCCCTGGGGCTGCCTGCGTACAATGGGGACAAAGCCTAGGGGGACGGCGATGCGCATCCTACAGATGTTGATCCTGCGGGGGCCGAATTACTGGAGTATCCGGCGGCACCGGCTGATCGTGTTGCGGCTAGACCTGGAGGACTGGGAGGACCGCTATACGGACCAACTGCGCGGCTTCTACGCGGACCTGGTGGACCTGTTGCCGTCCCTGGAGGAACATGCCTGCTCGCCGGGCTGCCGGGGGGGATTCCTCCAACGGGTGCGGGAGGGGACGTTGCTGGGCCATGTGGTGGAACATGTGGCCCTGGAATTGCAGACCTTGGCGGGGATGCCCGTAAGTTTTGGCCGCACCCGGGAGACGTCCACCCCTGGGGTCTATAACGTGGTGTATGAGTACCAGTATGAACGAGCGGGACGTTACGCTGGCCGGGCAGCAGTGCGCATTTGCGATACGTTGGCGGCGGGACGGCGTTACCCCCGGCGGGAGCTGGAGGCCGACCTGGCCGAACTGCGGGACTTGCGGCAGGCCGCTTCCCTAGGCATCACCACCGACGCCCTGGTGCAGGAGGCGGAACGCCGGGGGATTCCCTGGGTGTGCCTGCCGGCGTGGGACATCGTGCAACTGGGCTATGGCATCCATCAACGCCGGCTCCAGGCTGCCCAAACGGACCGGACGAGCATTTTGGGGGTGGAATTGGCCGGGGACAAAGCCAGCACCAAACGGCTGCTCCAGGCGGCAGGGATGCCGGTGCCCAAGGGAGAGGTCATTCGACGGCGGGATGACCTGGCGGAGGCCATTGACATCGCTGGCGGCTTTCCGGTGGTGATCAAACCCCTAGACGGCAACCATGGCCGGGGGGTTACGTTGAACATCCGTACCTACTCGGACGCGGAGCAGGCTTACAACCGGGCCAAGGCCGAATCCAAAAGCGGCGCGGTGATGGTAGAACGCTATCACCCAGGCAACGATTACCGGGTACTGGTGGTGGGGGGACAGGTGGTGGCGGTGGCCCAGCGCCTTCCAGCCCATGTGGTGGGGGATGGGCGCTCCACGATTCGAGAACTGGTGGACCAATTAAACCGGGACCCGTGCCGAGGGGAAGGCCATGCTAACGTACTGACCCGCATCGAATTAGACGAGGCCAGCGAGTGGGTGTTGCGCCAGCAGGGATATCACCTAGATACCATCCTGCGCCTTGGGGAAATCGCCTACCTGAAAAACACGGCCAATCTGAGCACCGGCGGCATGGCGGTGGACTGTACCGACCAGATACACCCGGAAAACCGTTGGCTGTGTGAACGGGCAGCCCGCTGGGTGGGTTTGGACATTGCGGGAATCGATGTGATCACCCCCGATATCGGTCAGCCCTTGCGCCAAGTAGACGGGGTCATCGTGGAGGTCAACGCCGCCCCGGGTTTGCGGATGCACCTACAACCCAGCGCCGGTACTCCCCGCAATGTCTGCGCCCCGATTCTGGATTTGCTATTTCCCCAAGGGCAAACGGGGGAGATTCCCATCATCGCCATCACGGGTACCAACGGCAAAACCACCACCACCCGCTTGACAGCGTACCTGTGTCAGCAGACGGGCCGCGTGGTGGGCTATACGACGACCGACGGCACCTACATCGGCCCCCATTTGGTGGAACCGGGCGATAACACGGGTCCCCAGAGCGCTCGCCTGATTCTCAACGACCCCACAGTGGAGATTGCCGTTTTGGAAAGTGCCCGGGGAGGCATTCTCCGGTCGGGGTTGGCCTTTAGCCGTTGCCAGGTGGGGGTGGTGCTCAATGTGGCCGACGACCACCTGGGCAGCTACGACATTGACACCCTAGAGCAAATGGCCATGGTCAAAAGCGTGGTGGCGGAGGTGGTGCGACCGGAGGGGCTGGCAGTGCTCAACGCCGAGGATGAACTGGTGGCGGCCATGGCCCGGCGGGTGAAAAGTCGGGTGGCCTACTTTAGTCTCAACCCAGACCATCCGGTGTTGCGCCAGCACCAGCAGCAGGGGGGTCTAGGGGCCACGGTGCGGGACGGGGATATCCTCCTGGTGGAGGGGGAACGCTACACCCCGCTGTTGCCGGTTCAGGAGGTACCCTTGACCCTGGGAGGGACGGTGCGGTTTATGGTGGCCAATGCCCTGGCGGCGACCCTGGCAGCCTATGGGGTGGGGGTGTCCCTGGAGCAGATTCGCCAGGGGTTGCGCAGTTTCCAGGCGTCGGTGGAGCAAACCCCAGGCCGCATGAATCTGTTGCCGGTCCGGGACTTCTTTGTCCTGATTGACTACGCCCACAATGCCCACGGCTACCGGGCGGTGGGGGACTTTGTTCGCACCTGGCGTAAAGGAGAGCGCATCGGTGTCATCGGGGCGCCTGGGGACCGGCGGGATGAGGACCTGCGGGAAATCGGGCGGGTGGCGGCGCACCTGTTTGACCAGCTGATTGTCAAGGAGGACGACGATACCCGAGGCCGCCGGCGGGGAGAGGCTGCAGATTGGATAGCCAGGGGGGTGCAGGAACGACGGGACAACCCCGTGATGCAGGTTATCCTCGATGAAACTGAGGCGATACAAACGGCGCTCCGCCAGGCCCGCAGCGGTGATCTGGTGGTGATTTTCCCCGAAAGCGTTCGTCGCGCCCTGGACCTGGTGTGCCAAGCCCAACAGCCGTGAGTGAGGATTTTCGCTCTGGGTTTGTGGCCCTGATTGGCCGCCCTAACGTGGGGAAATCCACCCTGCTCAATCGTCTGGTGGGGCAAAAAGTGGCCATCACATCACCGGTGGCCCAGACCACCCGCAACCGGCTGCGCGGCATTCTCACCCTTGCTCAGGGCCAGATCATCCTGGTAGATACACCGGGCATTCACAAGCCCCACCACCGTTTGGGAGAAATCCTGGTGCAAAACGCCCAAGGGGTGGTCAAAGCCGTGGACCTGGTGCTGTTTCTGGTGGATGGCAGTCAACCGGCAGGGGCCGGGGACCAGTTCATCGCCCACTGGCTGGCCACCCAGAAAACCCCGGTGGTGCTTGGCCTGAACAAATGTGACGCCCAACCCCCAAACCAGGCGGCGGCCATCATCCAGAGCTACCAGCAACTGTTGCCGGAGGCGCCCTTGCTGACGTTTTCGGCCTTGACGGGGGAGGGGATTCCCACTTTGCAGGAGCGGTTGTTACAGATGCTGCCCCCCGGCCCCTGTTACTACCCCCCCGACCTGGTCACTGACCAGCCCGAGCGTTTCCTGATGGCAGAACTCATCCGGGAACAGATTTTACATTTAACTCGCGAGGAAGTGCCCCATTCGGTGGCGGTCACCATTGACCAGGTGGAAGAGCTGCCCAAGGTTACCCGCATCCTCGCCACCATCATCGTGGAGCGGCCGTCCCAAAAAGCCATCATCATCGGCCACCAGGGGCAAATGCTCAAAACCATTGGCAGCCGCGCCCGCGCCGAGATGCAAAAATTGGTGGATGGTCCGGTGTACCTGGAACTGTTTGTCAAGGTGGAACCCAAATGGCGGGAAACACCCCATCTACTGCGGGACTTGGGCTACCGCCCGGAGCCTTAAAGGGGGAGGTGCTGCTGCGACAGGTGCGTCGGCTGGACCCCCTGACCCAGCGGGAGGAAGTCACCGATGTCTGGCTCCGGCAGGGGAAAATCCACGCTGTTGGCCCTCATCTTCCCCTGACAGAAGGGGTGGCGGAGTATCCGGCCCAAGGGTGCTGGCTGGGACCGGGACTGGTGGACCTCTACAGCCAGAGCAGCGAACCGGGTTACGAAGGGCGCGAGACCCTGGCCCAGCTAATACACCAGGCTCTGACGGGGGGCTTTACCCAAGTCGCGCTACTGCCCCACACCCAGCCCGTCCTGGACAATGCCGCGGCAGTCACCTGGTGGCAGGAGCAACAAAGCCGGTGCCCGGTACACCTACATCTGTGGGGGGCCTTGACCCAGGAGACCAAGGGCGAACAGATGGCACAACTGCGGGAATTGGCCCAGGCGGGGGTGGTGGGGTTTGGGGAAGCCCGACCCTGTGTGCGCTGGGACCTGCTTCAACAAATCCTGCTTTATGTCCGACCCCTGGGCAAACCCCTGCTACTGTGGCCCCGGGCGGAAGTGAGTCATGGCGTAGCCCGGCCCGGGGTGTGGAGCGTTACGCTGGGGTTGCCGGAGATGCCGGTGGCGGCCGAAAGTGCTGTGTTAGCCGGCATTCTGGAGTGGGTGCGGTTGTATCCAACGCCGGTGCACCTAATGCGCCTTTCGACTGCCCGTGCCGTCGCCCTGGTAGCCCAAGCCAAGGATGCGGGTTTGCCGGTGACCGCCAGTACCCCTTGGACCCACCTGCTGTGGGATAGCAGCCACTTGAGCGGCTATAACCCCTATCTACGCTTCGACCCACCCTTGGGGAACCCCGACGACCGGCAGGCCCTGATTCGGGGAGTGAAAACCGGTGTGATTGACGCCATTGCCGTTGACCATCAAGCCTACACCTATGAGGAGAAAATGGTACCCTTGGCCCTGGCGCCCCCAGGCATTCCCGGCTTCGGCGTCGCCTTGCCCTATCTCTGGGCGGGCTTGGTGGTCACTGGCGCCTTGACTCCCCTAGAACTCTGGTCGGCTTTGAGCGTCAAACCTCTGACCTGCTTAGGCCTGTCGCCGGACCCTTCTCCCACTCCGGTTCTGTTCGCTCCCCAGGAACCAGTCACTCAGACGCTACCTTTGCCCGGCGCGCCCCAAGGACGGGTGTACACCCCCTTAACCCTGGATTAACGTTTTCATTACATGGTGTTGATGTTGAGGGGCTAAGGTAAAGGCCAGCCGGCGTGTAGGGAAAGCAGTCATGACCATAGCGGCGCGACCAGCCCCAGGAGCGAGTTGGCGTGAATGGGTGGCAACGGCGCTGGAGTTAGCGGGTAAGGCGCGCTGCGAACGTTTTTTTGGCCGCTTAGCGTATCTTCCCCTGACCGGGGACGGCCTGTGGCAAGTGCGCCAGGGGGTCGTGCAGTTGACCGTGACCCAGGCGAGCGGTGATGAGGTGTTGGTGGGGCTGGCGGGGCCGGGGATGCCGGTGGGATTGCCTTTGACGGGTCTGCCGACCCACCAGGCGCAGGCGTTGACCGACGTGTACGCGGTGTGGTTGACCCTGGCGGACCTGGAGCGTTCGGGTACCTTGGCCCAGGCGCTGCTGTTTCCCCTGATGCGGCGGTTGCGCCAGACGGAACATCTACTGGTGATCACGGCAGGCCAGCGTCGGGTGCAGGAGCGGTTACGGCATTTGCTGCTGCTGTTGATGCAGGAAGTGGGGCAGCCGGTGGAGCAGGGGGTGCGCCTGGAGGTGCGCTTGACCCATCAGAGCCTGGCCAACGCCATCGGCACCAGTCGCGTGACCTGCACCCGCCTGCTGGGACGATTTCAGGACTGGGGCTGGATTACCTGGGGCCCCGACCGCCATCTGGTGATTCTGCCGGCCATGCCCCGAACCGGAGACGGTAGGATAGAAGGGTAGGGGTTTGTCGGTTGAGGAGCTATGGCCGTACCGCAACAGGTCCTGCCCAAACAGCGGTGGTGGTGGGCGGTGATGCTGGGTTTAACCCTGACCACGGCTACGCCCGGGCAAGCCCAGGTGCGGCCAACGGGACAATTGCAACTGAGCTACAGCGAACTGCTGCAAAAAATTCGCCAGAATCAGGTAGCGGAAATGGCCATTCTCCGGCAGCGGCAGGTGGCGCGGGTGCGGCTGAAGGACCGACCGGCCCAGGACCCTCCCCTGGAGGTGCAACTGTTTGACCAGAACCCGGAACTGCTGCGGCAGGTGCGCCAAGCGGGGGTGAAGTTGACGGTGGTGGACCAGCCCGCCAACGATGCCCTGATGGGACTCCTGGCCAACCTGCTGGTGGGTTTGATCCTGCTGGTGCTGGTGGTGGCCCTACTGCGGCGCCTGAGCAATGCACCGGGGGGACCGGGTCAGGCCTTGAGCTTTGGGCAAACGCGGGCGCGGTTTCAGGTGGCGGCCAAAACCGGTGTGAAGTTTGATGACGTGGCCGGCATTGAAGAGGCCAAGGAGGAACTCCAGGAAATCGTCACGTTTTTGAAGTATCCCGACCGGTTTACAGCGGTGGGGGCGCGGATTCCCCGGGGGGTGTTGCTGATTGGCCCACCGGGTACGGGGAAAACGCTGCTGGCCAAGGCTATTGCCGGCGAAGCAGGGGTGCCTTTTTTGAGCATTTCTGGCTCGGAATTTGTGGAGTTGTTTGTGGGGGTAGGGGCATCGCGGGTGCGGGATTTGTTCCGCAAGGCCAAAGAACAGGCCCCCTGCATTGTCTTTATTGACGAAATCGATGCGGTGGGGCGGCAGCGGGGCATCGGCATTGGCGGCGGTAACGACGAGCGGGAGCAAACCCTCAACCAACTGCTGACGGAAATGGACGGGTTTGAGGGCAATACTGGCGTAATCGTCATTGCCGCTACCAACCGGCCCGATGTCCTCGACGGTGCGCTGCTGCGACCGGGGCGCTTTGACCGGCAGGTGTTTGTGGATTTACCCACGTTCCAAGGACGACTGGCCATCCTGCGGGTCCATGCCCGGGACAAAAAACTGGCGCCGGAGGTTTCCCTGGAAACCATTGCCCGACGCACACCGGGGTTTTCGGGAGCGGCCTTAGCCAATTTGCTCAATGAGGCGGCGATCCTGACGGCACGGCGGCGCAAGGAGGCCATTACCCCTGCTGAAATCGAGGACGCCATTGACCGCATCACCATCGGCCTGACCCTAAACCCCCTGATGGACGGCAAGAAAAAGCGCCTGATTGCCTACCACGAAATCGGCCATGCCCTATTGATTGCCCTATTGCCCCATACCGACCCCTTGAACAAAGTCACCATCATTCCCCGCTCTGGCGGTGTAGGGGGCTTTAGCCAGCAAATTTTCAACGAAGAGCGCGTGGACAGTGGGCTATACACCCGGGCTTGGTTGTACAGCCAAATGGTGGCAACCCTGGGGGGACGGGCAGCAGAAGCGGAGGTGTTCGGCGAAAGCGAGGTCACCGTAGGAGCCAGCAACGACCTCCAGACCGTCACCCAGCTGGCCCGGGAGATGGTCACCCGCTACGGCATGTCGGAGTTGGGTCTGGTGGCCCTGGACGAACCGACCGACTGGTGGCAACGGCCCAACTACTCCGATGAACTGGCCCACCAAGTGGACGAGCTGGTGCGGGCCATGATCCAAAAGGCCTACCAACAGGCCCGGGAACTCCTGCGCGCCCATCGGCCCCTGATGGACCAGTTGGTGGAACGATTGCTCGAACAAGAGACCATCGAAGGGGAAGAGTTTTACCGGATCGTGCGGGACTACCAAGCCCAGCACCAGCCTTTACCCGTGGGCTAAGGCCACCTCTAGACGCTCCAGGGCTTCGGCCACTTCCGCCGCGCTGACAATCAGGGGGGGGACAAAGCGCACCACCTGGGGACCCGCCGGGACCAACAATAACCCTTGCACCAGCGCCCGGCGAACGACCTCTAGCGCCTGCCAAGGGCCATCCGGCTGCAGCACCAGCCCTTGAATCAATCCCCAGCCCCGTACCCCTTGGCATATCTCCGGGTAACGGTCCACCAAGGCGGCCAATCCCCGGCGCAACTGCTCCCCCCGCTGCCGGACGTTGGTGAGCAAATTCTCTTCTTCGATGACCTGGCACACGGTCAAGGCAGCCCGGCAGGCCAGGGGATTACCGCCGTAGGTACTGGCGTGGTCACCCGGCTGAAAAACGCTGTAGGGTTCTTTGCACAGCACCGCACCGATGGGAATCCCCCCCCCTAGGCCCTTCGCTGACGTGAAAATATCAGGTTCAATGCCCAGGTGTTCGTAGGCCCACCAGTGGCCCGTGCGTCCCATCCCCGTTTGCACCTCATCCAGGATGAGCAAAATCCCCCGTTCATCACACAGGCGGCGCACCCCTTGGAAGTAATCCCGTTCCCCTGGACGCACCCCCCCTTCCCCCTGCACCGGCTCCAGCAAAATTGCCGCCACCTCCTCCAGCTCCAGCACCGTGCGGGTCAGGGCCGCCAGGTCGTTGTAAGGCACATAGACAAAGCCCGGCACCAGCGGGTCAAAGTGCTGCTGGTACTTCGCTTGTCCCGTAGCCGTCAGAGCCGCCAGGGTGCGTCCGTGAAAACTCCCCTGGGCCGTGATGATCACCGGCTGAGTGTAGCCCTTGACCACATGGGCATATTTGCGCGCCAGTTTGATGGCCCCCTCGTTGGCCTCCGCCCCTGAATTGGCCAAAAACACCCGGTCGGCGCAGGAATGCCGGGTCAACACCGCCGCCAGCTCCTCCTGCTCCGGGATGTGGTAGAGGTTGGAGACGTGGTGGAGTTGCTGGATTTGTTCGCTAATAGCCTGCACCAGGCGTGGGTGGGCATGCCCCAACGTACAGGTGGCAATCCCGGCCACGAAGTCTAGATATTCCCGGCCCTGGTCATCCCATACCCGACAACCCTGCCCCCGCACCAGCCGCACCGGCAAACGGCTGTAGGTCTTCATCAAAGCGGGCGACTCCAACAGGGTGGTCATGGGCCTACCAGGTGACACAACGACAGTTATGGTAACAGAGAGCGGCTGGGGGAGTAGTTTGCGATGGAACACAGCAGTCCCTGCTGCACCCAGTATGGTTGCTCCTGTACCGGTTTATCTCCCCCCCACAGTGGCGTTTTGGCGTCGAGCAATTTCAGGAGCTAGTGCGGGCTAATCCCGAGTTACGCCTAACCGGCAGGCAAAACGCCCGTTTCCTCAGTCGCCTGGAGTGGTGGAACGAGCAAACCCAACTGGGCATGGTCTTTTCCACAGGCTTTCCTCTGTCCAATGGCGCGATTCGTTCACCCGATGTGGCCTGGGTGCCCAAAGCAAGCTGGGACGCCTTAACCCCTGCCGAAAAAGCCGGCTTTGCCCCCTTGTGTCCCGACTTCGTCATCGAGCGGGTCTCCCCGTCCGACGATACAGCCCTGGTGCAGACCAAGATGCAGGAGTACCGCGATAATGGTTGCCGCCTGGGATGGCTTATCCTGCCTGCCAACAGCACCGTAGTCATTTACCACGCCAGTCAGGTCCTTGCCGCTCCAGGGTGAAGACGTACTCCCCGGACTGGTCCTGGACCTCAGGACAACGTTGGCCCCCCCTTAAGACGCATACTCAGGTCCAGCCAGCGGGCTTGGGTGATGGGGGCGCTGGTGGCCAAGTAGTCCACTCCCGTCTGGGCAAAGGCCGCCAAATTCTCCAGGGTGATATTCCCTGATGCCTCGATCTTGACGTGGGGGTGGCTTTGGCGAATCTGGCGCACCGCCTGCTGGATTTGTTCCGGCGTCATGTTGTCCAGCAAAATCCGCTGGGGTTCACAGGCCAGGGCCTCAGGAATTTGCTCAAGCCGTTCCACCTCAATTTCCAAACCCAACGGATGGGGGGTATGCTGACGGATAGCTGCCACCGCCTGACGAATTCCCCCTGCTGCGGCAATGTGGTTCTCCTTGACCAGCACCGCGTCATCCAGGCCCAGCCGGTGATTCATCCCCCCCCCCACCCGAATCGCATACTTCTCCAGCAGGCGCAACCCAGGCGTCGTTTTGCGCGTGTCCACCACCTGCACCCCCGTGCCCTGCAACTGCTCCACGTACTGCCGAGTCAAGGTGGCAATCCCACTCAGGCGCATCACGATATTCAGGGCCACCCGTTCCCCCATCAGCAAAGCGTTAATCGGTCCCCGCACCCACGCCACCACCTGTCCCGGCGTCACCGGCCTACCCTCCTCCACCTGGGGCAGAAATTCCACCCTCGGGTCTAGCCAGTAAAACAACCGCGCCGCCACCGGCAAGCCGGCCATGACCCCTGCCGCCTTAGCCTGCCAGAACCCCTCTGCTTCCCCCTGCAGCCCCAACCCCAACGTCGTTTGGTCCCCCCGGCCCACATCCTCCCGCAACCAGGACTGTAACGTTTCATCCAACAAAAACCAGGGCAAACCCGCCAGGGAGTCCATTCGTCGTCACGACCGCTGCCGTTTTCCGATAGAATTGTAACCTAGTATTTCCGGGAAAAACGGGCGTATGGATATTACACGGGGACGCACCCCTACGGCGCAGGAAACCTTTGCCCAGATGGCCCAGGCGGCGGGGCTGCGCGGACGACTGCTGCTCACCATCGGCATTCTCATCGTGGCCCGGCTAGGTATCTTTATCCCCGTCCCGGGCATTGACCGTCAGGCCTTTGCCGAGAGCATCGCCCGCAATCCGGTCATCGGCTTTTTGGACATCTTTGCCGGGGGGGGGTTGTCCACCCTGGGGATTTTTGCCCTGGGGATTTTGCCCTATATCAACGCCTCCATCATCCTGC is from Gloeomargarita sp. SRBZ-1_bins_9 and encodes:
- a CDS encoding Crp/Fnr family transcriptional regulator, whose product is MTIAARPAPGASWREWVATALELAGKARCERFFGRLAYLPLTGDGLWQVRQGVVQLTVTQASGDEVLVGLAGPGMPVGLPLTGLPTHQAQALTDVYAVWLTLADLERSGTLAQALLFPLMRRLRQTEHLLVITAGQRRVQERLRHLLLLLMQEVGQPVEQGVRLEVRLTHQSLANAIGTSRVTCTRLLGRFQDWGWITWGPDRHLVILPAMPRTGDGRIEG
- the era gene encoding GTPase Era, which translates into the protein MSEDFRSGFVALIGRPNVGKSTLLNRLVGQKVAITSPVAQTTRNRLRGILTLAQGQIILVDTPGIHKPHHRLGEILVQNAQGVVKAVDLVLFLVDGSQPAGAGDQFIAHWLATQKTPVVLGLNKCDAQPPNQAAAIIQSYQQLLPEAPLLTFSALTGEGIPTLQERLLQMLPPGPCYYPPDLVTDQPERFLMAELIREQILHLTREEVPHSVAVTIDQVEELPKVTRILATIIVERPSQKAIIIGHQGQMLKTIGSRARAEMQKLVDGPVYLELFVKVEPKWRETPHLLRDLGYRPEP
- the ftsH gene encoding ATP-dependent zinc metalloprotease FtsH codes for the protein MAVPQQVLPKQRWWWAVMLGLTLTTATPGQAQVRPTGQLQLSYSELLQKIRQNQVAEMAILRQRQVARVRLKDRPAQDPPLEVQLFDQNPELLRQVRQAGVKLTVVDQPANDALMGLLANLLVGLILLVLVVALLRRLSNAPGGPGQALSFGQTRARFQVAAKTGVKFDDVAGIEEAKEELQEIVTFLKYPDRFTAVGARIPRGVLLIGPPGTGKTLLAKAIAGEAGVPFLSISGSEFVELFVGVGASRVRDLFRKAKEQAPCIVFIDEIDAVGRQRGIGIGGGNDEREQTLNQLLTEMDGFEGNTGVIVIAATNRPDVLDGALLRPGRFDRQVFVDLPTFQGRLAILRVHARDKKLAPEVSLETIARRTPGFSGAALANLLNEAAILTARRRKEAITPAEIEDAIDRITIGLTLNPLMDGKKKRLIAYHEIGHALLIALLPHTDPLNKVTIIPRSGGVGGFSQQIFNEERVDSGLYTRAWLYSQMVATLGGRAAEAEVFGESEVTVGASNDLQTVTQLAREMVTRYGMSELGLVALDEPTDWWQRPNYSDELAHQVDELVRAMIQKAYQQARELLRAHRPLMDQLVERLLEQETIEGEEFYRIVRDYQAQHQPLPVG
- the psbU gene encoding photosystem II complex extrinsic protein PsbU encodes the protein MKALWRGLCWLGVALALWWGLQQPVWAGTEGVRPGLNNVEAKLATAYGKKIDLNNTNITAFKKLRGMYPTIAKLIVANAPYEKVEDVLNIPGLTDQQKEILRSHLDAFTVTEPEAALVIDRINNGIYR
- a CDS encoding dihydroorotase; this encodes MLLRQVRRLDPLTQREEVTDVWLRQGKIHAVGPHLPLTEGVAEYPAQGCWLGPGLVDLYSQSSEPGYEGRETLAQLIHQALTGGFTQVALLPHTQPVLDNAAAVTWWQEQQSRCPVHLHLWGALTQETKGEQMAQLRELAQAGVVGFGEARPCVRWDLLQQILLYVRPLGKPLLLWPRAEVSHGVARPGVWSVTLGLPEMPVAAESAVLAGILEWVRLYPTPVHLMRLSTARAVALVAQAKDAGLPVTASTPWTHLLWDSSHLSGYNPYLRFDPPLGNPDDRQALIRGVKTGVIDAIAVDHQAYTYEEKMVPLALAPPGIPGFGVALPYLWAGLVVTGALTPLELWSALSVKPLTCLGLSPDPSPTPVLFAPQEPVTQTLPLPGAPQGRVYTPLTLD
- the nadB gene encoding L-aspartate oxidase; translation: MTVPPADWDVLVIGGGAAGLYGALSLPKDLRVGLLTKDPLELSASGWAQGGIAAVTDPEDSYALHVQDTLQAGAGLCDLPAVEFLVSQGAACIQRLLALGVAFDRYGEGLALALEAAHSRPRILHAADSTGRELVSTLTEQVLQQPHIQVLERALAVDLWVEADRCGGVWVWYQGRWQTWRGRAVVLATGGGGQLFTPTTNPPASTGDGVAMAWRAGATLRDVEFVQFHPTALAIPGAPALLISEAVRGEGAYLLNDQGERFMLRYHPQGELAPRYIVSRAIFQELQRTGQNHVWLDMRPIDPDRLAHRFPHILNTCRQWGLDPRKELIPVAPAAHYWMGGVWTDLQARTSLPGLYAIGEVASTGVHGANRLASNSLLECLVFGGQLAAIELGTWPSGEPPALVTGAVDRAWLETVRQQLPRLMGRRAGIARDEEGLSLALQQVQAWRRAFPALAPASEDFALVRLWSETRNLLDCAYLVLQSALRRRESRGSHYRLDYPEPSPAFQVHTLIQGDRWQWAPIAQVAA
- the cphA gene encoding cyanophycin synthetase codes for the protein MRILQMLILRGPNYWSIRRHRLIVLRLDLEDWEDRYTDQLRGFYADLVDLLPSLEEHACSPGCRGGFLQRVREGTLLGHVVEHVALELQTLAGMPVSFGRTRETSTPGVYNVVYEYQYERAGRYAGRAAVRICDTLAAGRRYPRRELEADLAELRDLRQAASLGITTDALVQEAERRGIPWVCLPAWDIVQLGYGIHQRRLQAAQTDRTSILGVELAGDKASTKRLLQAAGMPVPKGEVIRRRDDLAEAIDIAGGFPVVIKPLDGNHGRGVTLNIRTYSDAEQAYNRAKAESKSGAVMVERYHPGNDYRVLVVGGQVVAVAQRLPAHVVGDGRSTIRELVDQLNRDPCRGEGHANVLTRIELDEASEWVLRQQGYHLDTILRLGEIAYLKNTANLSTGGMAVDCTDQIHPENRWLCERAARWVGLDIAGIDVITPDIGQPLRQVDGVIVEVNAAPGLRMHLQPSAGTPRNVCAPILDLLFPQGQTGEIPIIAITGTNGKTTTTRLTAYLCQQTGRVVGYTTTDGTYIGPHLVEPGDNTGPQSARLILNDPTVEIAVLESARGGILRSGLAFSRCQVGVVLNVADDHLGSYDIDTLEQMAMVKSVVAEVVRPEGLAVLNAEDELVAAMARRVKSRVAYFSLNPDHPVLRQHQQQGGLGATVRDGDILLVEGERYTPLLPVQEVPLTLGGTVRFMVANALAATLAAYGVGVSLEQIRQGLRSFQASVEQTPGRMNLLPVRDFFVLIDYAHNAHGYRAVGDFVRTWRKGERIGVIGAPGDRRDEDLREIGRVAAHLFDQLIVKEDDDTRGRRRGEAADWIARGVQERRDNPVMQVILDETEAIQTALRQARSGDLVVIFPESVRRALDLVCQAQQP